A stretch of the Tachysurus fulvidraco isolate hzauxx_2018 chromosome 18, HZAU_PFXX_2.0, whole genome shotgun sequence genome encodes the following:
- the LOC113658433 gene encoding microfibril-associated glycoprotein 4, with product MLLFLMLALSSLVHSTPLFNTSLPLDCADVYELKLSVMENASVPSGVYTIYPAGPNKPVNVYCDMGCLENGGHQDEQWTVIQRRINGSVSFYRPWEQYKNGFGDPASEYWIGLENMYVMTTTEKYQLRVDMEDFEKGSAYAQYNTFYINDESTNYMLNIAGYINGGAGDSLSYVNGRGFSTFDKDPTGNCAETNAGGFWYNYWYWSGCHYANPNGLYKYGNVNTAYSGIMWQSWKGYYYSLKTIVMKIRRIRVEDLTEP from the exons ATGCTGCTGTTCCTGATGTTGGCTTTGTCCTCACTGGTCCACTCGACTCCTCTCTTTAACACGTCCCTGCCACTGGACTGTGCAGATGTTTACGAACTAAAGTTAAGCGTAATGGAGAACGCCTCTGTTCCCAGTGGAGTGTACACCATTTACCCAGCAGGGCCTAATAAACCTGTGAATGTGTACTGTGATATGGGCTGCCTGGAAAATGGTGGCCACCAGGATGAGCAGTGGACA GTGATTCAGAGGAGAATCAATGGCAGTGTGAGTTTCTATCGACCATGGGAGCAGTATAAGAATGGGTTTGGTGATCCCGCTAGTGAATACTGGATAG GTCTGGAGAACATGTACGTGATGACCACCACAGAGAAGTATCAGCTGAGAGTGGACATGGAGGATTTTGAAAAAGGCAGTGCCTACGCCCAGTACAATACATTCTATATTAACGATGAATCCACTAACTACATGCTGAATATCGCTGGCTACATCAACGGAGGAGCAG GTGATTCTTTGTCCTATGTGAATGGAAGAGGTTTTTCAACCTTTGACAAAGATCCAACAGGAAACTGTGCCGAGACTAACGCTGGAGGATTTTGGTACAACTATTGGTACTGGTCAGGATGCCACTACGCCAACCCCAATGGCCTGTACAAATATGGGAATGTGAACACAGCATATTCAGGGATCATGTGGCAGTCCTGGAAAGGTTACTACTACTCACTGAAGACCATTGTGATGAAGATCAGGCGCATTCGTGTGGAAGATCTCACAGAACCTTAG